Proteins encoded by one window of Halalkalicoccus subterraneus:
- the thrC gene encoding threonine synthase, with translation MSLDLADEEPPESDDGAWLSCIECGNAIAPFEDVIYRCPDCEGLLEVRYADYPTFESFSGEGVWRYADALPVEREVTIEEGATPLYEVPRLEDELGVASLRVKHEGMNPTGSFKDRGMTVGVGVASRLGVDRLACASTGNTSAALAAYGGRAGMETLVLLPAGKVAAGKIAQASLHGARILEVDDNFDTCLDIVQDLAARGEAYLLNSLNPFRLEGQKTIGFEILERHREDYGEFPDRIVLPVGNAGNTAALYKCFRELVRSGSLDEGEVPKLTGVQAEGAAPMVEAVENGWSEVKRWEEVETRATAIRIGNPVNAPKALPGIRATDGTAVAVSDAEITDAQRALAGEGVGVEPASAASVAGLRKLRENGVVESDERVVCLTTGHLLKDPDAAAEAGVEPESVPGDTEGVLEHLAE, from the coding sequence ATGAGCCTCGACCTCGCCGACGAGGAGCCACCCGAGTCCGACGACGGCGCCTGGCTGTCCTGTATCGAGTGTGGGAACGCGATCGCCCCCTTCGAGGACGTGATCTACCGGTGTCCCGACTGCGAGGGGTTGCTCGAAGTCCGGTACGCCGACTACCCCACCTTCGAATCGTTCTCCGGCGAGGGAGTCTGGCGCTACGCCGACGCGCTGCCGGTCGAGCGGGAGGTCACGATCGAGGAGGGCGCGACCCCGCTGTACGAGGTGCCCCGACTCGAAGACGAACTCGGCGTCGCATCCCTTCGGGTGAAACACGAGGGGATGAACCCCACCGGGAGCTTCAAGGACCGCGGCATGACCGTCGGCGTCGGGGTCGCGAGCCGACTCGGCGTCGATCGACTGGCGTGTGCTTCCACCGGGAACACGAGCGCCGCGCTCGCGGCCTACGGCGGGCGGGCGGGTATGGAGACCTTGGTCCTGCTTCCGGCGGGTAAGGTCGCCGCCGGCAAGATCGCCCAGGCGAGCCTCCACGGCGCGCGCATCCTCGAGGTCGACGACAACTTCGACACCTGTCTCGACATCGTGCAGGACCTCGCTGCGCGCGGCGAGGCCTACCTGCTCAACTCGCTGAACCCATTTAGGTTAGAAGGCCAGAAGACGATCGGCTTCGAGATCTTGGAGCGCCACCGCGAGGACTATGGAGAGTTCCCCGACCGGATCGTCCTCCCCGTTGGCAACGCGGGCAACACCGCGGCGCTGTATAAGTGCTTCCGGGAACTCGTCCGGTCGGGATCGCTCGATGAGGGAGAAGTCCCGAAACTCACGGGAGTACAGGCCGAGGGCGCCGCGCCGATGGTCGAGGCCGTCGAGAACGGGTGGAGTGAGGTGAAACGCTGGGAGGAAGTCGAAACGCGCGCAACCGCAATCCGGATCGGTAACCCCGTGAACGCCCCGAAAGCACTGCCGGGGATCCGGGCGACCGACGGAACGGCGGTCGCCGTGAGCGATGCGGAGATCACGGATGCCCAGCGCGCGCTGGCGGGCGAGGGCGTCGGCGTCGAGCCCGCCTCGGCGGCGAGCGTCGCGGGCCTGCGGAAGCTCCGCGAGAACGGAGTGGTGGAAAGCGACGAGCGCGTGGTCTGTCTGACGACCGGTCACCTGCTGAAGGACCCCGACGCGGCGGCCGAGGCCGGCGTGGAGCCCGAATCGGTGCCCGGCGATACGGAAGGCGTGTTAGAGCATCTCGCCGAGTAA
- the serA gene encoding phosphoglycerate dehydrogenase: DLVIVGRAGIGVDNIDIDAATEHGVIVANAPQGNVRAAAEHTVAMTFAAARSIPQAHTRLKAGDWAKSDFLGTEVNNKTLGIVGLGRVGQEVAKRLNNLGMDLVAYDPYISEDRADQIGADLVEFEDCLEHADFVTVHTPLTPETEGLISHDELALLDGGYLINCARGGVVDEPALAEAVEEGTLKGAALDVFAEEPVSPDNPLLDVEDVIVTPHLGASTEAAQENVATSTAEQVLAAFNDEPVLNALNAPSIDKSAFPRVRPYIELAETAGRIAAQLMDERVESVDVRYAGEIAEEEIDLVTASALKGVFSPLEWQVNAVNAPQVAEDRGVDVTETKSHQAENFRSVVTVTVGNGDGETELGVSGTLFADDDPRIVRIDDYRVDAIPHGHMLVARNFDEPGTIGFIGTVLGENGINIAGMFNAREAIGGEAITVYDLDEEVGEELLAHLEDDERIIEARYITLDGADTVRTSL, encoded by the coding sequence GCGATGACCTTCGCCGCCGCCCGATCGATCCCGCAGGCCCACACCAGGTTGAAGGCCGGCGACTGGGCCAAAAGCGACTTTTTGGGAACCGAGGTCAACAACAAAACACTGGGAATCGTCGGGTTGGGTCGTGTCGGTCAGGAGGTCGCGAAACGGCTCAACAACCTCGGGATGGATCTCGTTGCGTACGACCCCTACATCTCGGAGGACCGGGCCGACCAGATCGGGGCCGACCTCGTCGAGTTCGAGGACTGCCTGGAGCACGCGGATTTCGTGACCGTCCACACCCCGCTGACCCCCGAGACCGAGGGTCTCATCAGCCACGACGAACTCGCGTTGCTCGATGGGGGCTACCTGATCAACTGTGCCCGTGGCGGCGTCGTCGACGAACCCGCGCTCGCCGAGGCCGTCGAGGAGGGCACCCTGAAGGGTGCGGCGCTCGACGTTTTCGCGGAGGAGCCGGTCTCGCCGGACAACCCCCTGCTCGACGTCGAGGACGTCATCGTCACGCCGCATCTGGGCGCGAGCACCGAGGCCGCCCAGGAGAACGTCGCGACCAGCACGGCCGAGCAGGTGCTCGCCGCCTTCAACGACGAACCCGTCCTGAACGCGCTGAACGCGCCCTCGATCGACAAGAGCGCGTTCCCCCGCGTGCGCCCGTACATCGAACTCGCAGAAACCGCGGGCCGGATCGCCGCCCAACTGATGGACGAGCGCGTCGAGAGCGTCGACGTCCGCTACGCCGGCGAGATCGCCGAGGAGGAGATCGACCTCGTCACCGCGAGCGCGCTCAAGGGCGTCTTTTCTCCCTTGGAGTGGCAGGTCAACGCCGTCAACGCTCCCCAAGTCGCGGAGGACCGCGGCGTCGACGTGACCGAGACCAAATCCCATCAGGCCGAGAACTTCAGAAGTGTGGTCACCGTCACGGTCGGAAACGGCGACGGCGAGACCGAACTCGGCGTTTCCGGCACCCTGTTCGCCGACGACGACCCCCGGATCGTCCGGATCGACGACTATCGGGTGGACGCCATCCCCCACGGGCATATGCTCGTCGCGCGCAACTTCGACGAGCCAGGCACCATCGGCTTCATCGGCACAGTCTTAGGAGAGAACGGCATCAATATCGCGGGGATGTTCAACGCCCGCGAGGCGATCGGCGGCGAGGCGATCACCGTCTACGACCTCGACGAGGAGGTGGGCGAGGAACTGCTCGCCCACCTCGAGGACGACGAGCGGATCATCGAGGCGCGCTACATCACCCTCGACGGCGCGGACACGGTTCGGACATCGCTGTAG